A part of Paraburkholderia largidicola genomic DNA contains:
- a CDS encoding DUF3501 family protein: MSIARNSLLSLENYAKQRKTMRERIIEHKKNRIVRLGNHLTFLFEDELTIRYQIQEMLHIEKIFDEEGIQGELEAYLPLVPDGSNFKATMQIEYENEVERRAALARLIGIEDSVFVKVDGDEPVYAISDEDLERENNEKTSAVHFVRFELTPSMKARLRDGAALHIGCDHPGYPVDSQPITDDVRRSLVKDLA, from the coding sequence ATGAGCATCGCGAGGAACTCCCTGTTGTCGCTCGAAAACTATGCGAAGCAGCGCAAGACGATGCGCGAGCGGATCATCGAGCACAAGAAGAACCGCATCGTCCGGCTGGGCAATCACCTGACGTTCCTGTTCGAAGACGAACTGACGATCCGCTACCAGATCCAGGAGATGCTGCACATCGAAAAGATCTTCGACGAGGAGGGCATTCAGGGCGAACTCGAAGCGTATCTGCCGCTCGTGCCCGACGGCAGCAACTTCAAGGCGACGATGCAGATCGAGTACGAAAACGAAGTCGAGCGTCGTGCAGCGCTCGCACGGCTAATCGGCATCGAAGACAGCGTGTTCGTGAAGGTGGACGGCGACGAGCCTGTCTACGCGATCTCCGACGAAGACCTCGAACGCGAAAACAATGAAAAGACCTCAGCCGTGCATTTCGTGCGCTTCGAACTGACGCCTTCGATGAAAGCGCGGTTGCGCGACGGCGCAGCGTTGCATATCGGCTGCGACCACCCCGGCTATCCCGTCGACTCGCAGCCGATCACCGACGACGTGCGCCGCTCGCTCGTCAAGGACCTCGCCTAA
- a CDS encoding type VI secretion system Vgr family protein yields the protein MKNYRRNSPNVYRRPARTLEIAGPALPRWTPPYLDMLSEGEDTRAVLIPVSLEGHEAIGQPYRYVVQCRTDIDVPGYPDVITLDLDRIVGTAVTVSIDIPGKGTFIPAMPGDTGRGNIGFGVREISGMVTEAGYVRHDDRAIVYQFVIEPALAKARKGRNYRIFQNSTVIDVIESILAAYPMSIDWRIAGPPVIDHYPTRDLIRQHFESDAAFFQRLCEHYGLFYWFEHSNTYHRIVIADTMGAFHPHGEAYETILFSTADRIDEEHIDRFEVISRQTEGKVTAVDHDYTRPRLARHNFPLSEESEDPRDTAEADQEYYTYANVSQPRQGAQGLSGTPNQVDQEAQFAALVRMQALRCQGLRAKGHGNMRGLTTGFTFELAGHPYGKANQEYVVVSTTLRITDAGQASGTAQEFSCETDFEVQPVREYFRMPHETPWPQVSVERAIVTGPDGQEIWTDAYGRIKCQVVPDREGNFDENSFIWVSPMQPWQHGQTGTAAVPRIGSEVYIGYVNSNPDMPVLLGSTVNANNQPGWQLPANQWLSGLRSRMQGGVSSNHLVLDDTKGKQQAQLASDHGKSSLSVGYNTRIDGNAGRQDARGEGFELRTDLWGALRAAMGLLVTTFGRSGAAGEVKEMAGTVARLTQARAQHEDLSRLAQQHNAQTLDASQANAASTIKTQNEAIRGNGGRAGNDFPELTRPDMVLASAAGIATMATDSTHMASQNDHAITAGRDVSYSAGRSYHVAARGAVSLFAYQQGMKFIAARGAWVAQAQSGPMSLAALGDVTVSSTDGRIVITASKEVWIGAGGSYVQINGSGITNGSPGPILEKTPSWDKSGADVKRMPLPAMPVTPLVQDPAHVYSQTFDVSTVTANPGIGPALANQPYRIYLPDGTIQQQGMLTEGSTVTVSTPESTRLKCKIGAGDWGTVEDAYDHHELEDDAGPA from the coding sequence ATGAAGAACTACCGGCGCAACTCCCCAAATGTTTACAGAAGGCCCGCACGCACGCTTGAGATCGCCGGGCCGGCGCTGCCACGCTGGACGCCGCCCTATCTCGACATGCTGTCAGAGGGCGAAGATACCCGGGCCGTCCTCATTCCGGTCAGCCTGGAAGGTCATGAGGCGATCGGGCAGCCGTATCGTTATGTCGTGCAGTGCAGAACGGACATTGACGTTCCCGGGTATCCCGACGTCATCACGCTCGACCTCGATCGCATTGTCGGCACGGCCGTCACGGTATCCATCGACATTCCGGGCAAGGGCACATTCATTCCCGCCATGCCGGGCGATACGGGCCGCGGCAATATCGGTTTCGGCGTCCGTGAGATTTCCGGCATGGTGACCGAGGCCGGGTACGTGCGGCATGACGACCGCGCAATCGTCTACCAGTTTGTGATCGAACCGGCGTTGGCCAAGGCGCGCAAAGGTCGCAATTACCGCATCTTCCAGAACAGCACGGTCATCGACGTCATCGAGTCCATTCTGGCCGCCTACCCCATGTCGATTGACTGGCGGATTGCCGGGCCGCCTGTCATCGACCACTATCCCACGCGTGACCTGATACGGCAGCACTTCGAGAGTGATGCTGCGTTCTTTCAGCGCCTATGCGAGCACTACGGCCTGTTTTACTGGTTTGAACATTCGAACACGTATCACCGGATCGTCATTGCGGACACGATGGGCGCGTTCCACCCACATGGGGAAGCCTACGAGACGATCCTGTTCAGCACGGCCGACCGTATCGATGAAGAGCACATCGACAGGTTCGAAGTCATCAGCCGGCAGACGGAAGGCAAGGTCACCGCCGTCGATCACGACTACACGCGGCCCCGCCTCGCGCGCCACAACTTCCCGCTGAGTGAGGAAAGCGAAGACCCTCGCGACACCGCCGAAGCGGATCAGGAGTATTACACCTACGCGAACGTGAGCCAGCCGCGCCAGGGCGCGCAGGGGCTGAGCGGTACGCCGAACCAGGTGGATCAGGAAGCGCAGTTCGCGGCGCTGGTGCGGATGCAGGCGCTGCGCTGCCAGGGGCTGCGGGCGAAGGGACACGGCAACATGCGCGGCCTGACGACGGGCTTCACGTTCGAACTGGCCGGGCATCCGTACGGAAAGGCCAACCAGGAGTATGTGGTGGTGTCGACCACGCTGCGGATCACGGATGCCGGTCAGGCAAGCGGCACCGCGCAGGAGTTCAGTTGCGAAACGGATTTCGAGGTCCAGCCTGTACGCGAGTATTTCCGCATGCCACATGAGACACCGTGGCCGCAGGTGAGCGTCGAGCGCGCGATCGTGACCGGGCCGGACGGACAGGAAATCTGGACCGATGCCTACGGCCGGATCAAGTGCCAGGTGGTCCCCGACCGGGAAGGCAACTTTGACGAAAACTCGTTCATCTGGGTGTCACCCATGCAGCCGTGGCAGCACGGTCAGACGGGGACGGCGGCGGTGCCGCGTATTGGCAGCGAGGTCTATATCGGCTATGTGAACTCCAATCCCGACATGCCGGTCCTGCTCGGCAGCACCGTTAATGCGAACAACCAGCCCGGGTGGCAATTGCCCGCGAACCAGTGGCTGTCGGGTCTGCGTAGCCGCATGCAGGGCGGCGTGTCTTCCAATCACCTGGTGCTGGACGATACGAAGGGGAAGCAGCAGGCGCAACTGGCGAGCGATCACGGCAAGTCGAGCCTCAGCGTCGGCTATAACACGCGCATCGATGGCAACGCGGGACGGCAGGATGCGCGCGGCGAAGGTTTCGAACTGCGTACCGACTTGTGGGGCGCTCTTCGCGCGGCGATGGGCCTGCTCGTTACGACCTTCGGGCGGTCCGGCGCGGCGGGCGAGGTCAAGGAGATGGCCGGGACCGTGGCGCGACTCACGCAGGCCCGCGCGCAACACGAAGACCTGTCGCGGCTCGCGCAGCAGCACAACGCGCAGACGCTGGACGCGAGCCAGGCGAATGCGGCCAGCACGATCAAGACGCAAAACGAAGCGATCCGGGGCAACGGCGGCCGTGCCGGAAACGACTTTCCCGAACTGACGCGACCGGACATGGTGCTGGCGAGCGCGGCGGGCATCGCCACCATGGCAACCGACAGCACGCACATGGCGAGCCAGAACGACCACGCGATCACGGCGGGCCGTGACGTGAGCTATTCGGCGGGACGCTCCTACCACGTTGCCGCGCGGGGCGCAGTATCGCTGTTCGCCTACCAGCAGGGCATGAAGTTCATCGCGGCGAGGGGTGCGTGGGTCGCGCAGGCGCAGAGCGGGCCGATGTCGCTGGCGGCACTCGGTGACGTGACGGTCAGCAGCACGGACGGCCGGATTGTCATCACCGCATCAAAGGAAGTCTGGATCGGCGCGGGCGGTTCGTACGTCCAGATCAACGGCAGCGGCATCACTAATGGTTCGCCGGGGCCGATTCTCGAAAAGACGCCTTCTTGGGACAAGTCGGGGGCTGACGTGAAGCGCATGCCGCTTCCGGCCATGCCGGTGACGCCACTCGTGCAGGACCCAGCCCATGTCTATTCGCAGACCTTCGACGTCAGCACGGTTACCGCGAATCCCGGCATCGGGCCGGCATTGGCAAACCAGCCGTATCGCATCTATCTGCCCGACGGCACGATCCAGCAGCAGGGCATGCTAACCGAAGGCTCTACGGTGACAGTCAGCACGCCCGAATCAACCAGACTGAAATGCAAGATTGGCGCTGGCGATTGGGGAACAGTTGAAGACGCTTACGATCATCACGAACTCGAAGACGATGCCGGACCGGCTTGA
- a CDS encoding thioredoxin family protein — translation MTTANQYSKIAPTRADVDAMPGVTVVEFGTDWCGYCQGAQPVIGRAFSQHPGTRHLKIEDGPGRPLGRSFKVKLWPTLVFVRDGLEVARVVRPTDAAQIEEAFASVA, via the coding sequence ATGACTACCGCGAATCAATACTCGAAGATTGCGCCGACGCGCGCGGATGTTGATGCTATGCCTGGCGTGACCGTTGTCGAGTTTGGGACCGACTGGTGCGGGTATTGCCAAGGGGCGCAGCCTGTGATCGGTCGGGCGTTTAGCCAGCATCCCGGCACGCGGCATCTGAAAATCGAGGATGGGCCGGGAAGGCCGCTTGGGCGTTCGTTCAAGGTTAAGTTGTGGCCGACGCTGGTGTTTGTGCGCGATGGCCTTGAAGTGGCGCGGGTGGTGCGGCCTACCGATGCCGCGCAAATTGAAGAGGCTTTTGCCAGCGTGGCGTGA
- a CDS encoding N-acetylmuramidase family protein → MTHQHHSPQPKAAKAPLSPYVEVTFLFRDVLQKPIAGLSVRLIAGAGAPPAPAWKYGPDSDDQPDALASATEGASIPAAGSLAQVPNKGEGTTDANGYLVTIRNAARDQPIDVQVKNRRAEYVWKATVKPRKDISVFTIVSPEYHLEATTKLTPTEEFEQELNLPVVKPGEVMTIERLVKEFGPYIGWSQKVTEQGKMRKDTPIRKKEVTEDEQTDKKKAKITIEHHYKVVDTGKPTTIAFNVLGSRLNYPKTTEISKSKFEAVARELKIEVAALKAVAATESSGAPFCNNGLPKIRYERHYFFRAIQDKSHWEDRDISNFPNLFPQYPDLCFPKMGGYSIGKSKGEDGGWGHEDGDVMYQYERLARAANLNLPASLMACSWGAFQVMGFFYYRMGYSTPMELAGKAMIGVDEQFDIFVAYMTKVSAGALDALQKRDWDKFARAYNGGGYPPAYPAQMEKYYNEFK, encoded by the coding sequence ATGACACATCAGCATCACTCGCCTCAACCCAAGGCCGCAAAAGCCCCGTTATCTCCGTATGTCGAAGTGACTTTCCTGTTTCGCGACGTGCTGCAAAAGCCCATTGCGGGGCTATCTGTACGACTGATAGCCGGCGCCGGCGCGCCGCCGGCGCCCGCGTGGAAATATGGACCTGACAGCGACGATCAGCCAGACGCGCTCGCATCGGCCACGGAAGGCGCGTCAATACCTGCGGCCGGTTCTCTTGCTCAGGTTCCGAACAAGGGAGAAGGCACAACGGACGCCAACGGCTATCTCGTGACAATCCGTAACGCGGCCCGCGATCAACCGATTGACGTGCAGGTAAAGAACCGGCGTGCCGAGTACGTGTGGAAAGCGACCGTCAAACCCAGGAAAGACATCAGCGTCTTCACGATTGTCAGCCCCGAATACCATCTGGAAGCGACAACGAAACTCACGCCCACGGAGGAATTCGAGCAGGAACTGAATCTTCCCGTCGTCAAGCCGGGCGAAGTGATGACCATCGAGCGGCTTGTGAAGGAGTTCGGACCATATATCGGCTGGTCGCAGAAGGTCACCGAGCAGGGCAAGATGAGGAAAGACACGCCAATACGCAAGAAAGAAGTGACTGAAGATGAACAGACCGACAAGAAGAAAGCCAAAATCACGATCGAACATCACTACAAGGTTGTCGACACGGGCAAGCCGACGACCATTGCATTTAATGTGCTGGGATCGCGACTAAATTATCCCAAAACAACCGAAATATCAAAATCTAAATTCGAGGCTGTCGCCCGTGAGTTAAAGATTGAAGTGGCCGCACTTAAAGCCGTTGCCGCGACAGAATCATCAGGCGCCCCTTTCTGCAACAATGGTCTTCCGAAAATTAGATACGAGCGACATTATTTTTTTCGTGCGATTCAAGATAAATCCCATTGGGAGGATCGAGATATTTCAAATTTTCCGAATTTATTTCCTCAATATCCCGATCTTTGTTTTCCGAAAATGGGTGGATACTCGATTGGTAAGTCGAAGGGGGAAGATGGTGGTTGGGGACACGAGGATGGGGACGTGATGTACCAGTACGAGCGGTTGGCCAGAGCAGCGAATTTGAATCTTCCTGCGTCACTAATGGCCTGTTCGTGGGGAGCGTTTCAGGTTATGGGCTTTTTTTATTATCGAATGGGATACTCAACCCCAATGGAACTGGCAGGCAAGGCGATGATAGGGGTGGATGAACAGTTCGACATATTTGTGGCTTACATGACAAAAGTTAGCGCTGGAGCTTTGGATGCCCTTCAAAAAAGGGATTGGGATAAGTTTGCGAGGGCCTACAACGGAGGTGGCTATCCGCCGGCCTATCCGGCACAGATGGAAAAATACTACAATGAGTTCAAGTAA
- a CDS encoding ArsR/SmtB family transcription factor — MNESALDGVFRALSDPTRRAMLAQLATGERSIGELAAPFAMSFAAASKHVKVLEGAGLIQRRVEGRSHICRIDPAPLAAADAWLRFYERFWNSRLDALEDLLRNSKGDTR, encoded by the coding sequence ATGAACGAGTCCGCTCTCGACGGCGTGTTTCGCGCGCTGTCCGACCCCACCCGGCGCGCGATGCTCGCGCAGCTCGCCACGGGCGAGCGCAGCATCGGCGAACTGGCCGCGCCGTTCGCGATGTCGTTCGCGGCGGCGTCGAAGCACGTCAAGGTGCTCGAAGGCGCGGGGCTGATCCAGCGCCGTGTGGAAGGGCGCTCGCATATCTGCCGGATCGACCCGGCTCCGCTCGCCGCCGCCGACGCGTGGCTGCGCTTCTACGAACGCTTCTGGAACAGCCGGCTCGACGCGCTCGAAGACCTGCTGCGCAATTCCAAGGGAGATACACGATGA
- a CDS encoding GNAT family N-acetyltransferase, protein MTQAVKIRPVVPADYEAWLPLWDGYNRFYGRFDATALPRDITQLTWARFFDGLEPMHAMVAERDGSLVGLVHYLYHRSTLMAGPTCYLHDLFTLDSERGKGVGRALIEAVYAAAKAARAERVYWLTHETNQTAMQLYDKVADLSGFVVYRKPL, encoded by the coding sequence ATGACGCAAGCTGTGAAGATCCGCCCCGTCGTTCCCGCCGACTACGAAGCGTGGTTGCCGTTGTGGGACGGCTATAACCGCTTTTACGGCCGCTTCGACGCAACGGCACTGCCGCGAGACATCACGCAACTCACGTGGGCGCGTTTCTTCGACGGACTCGAACCGATGCATGCGATGGTCGCCGAGCGCGACGGCTCGCTTGTCGGCCTCGTACATTATCTGTATCACCGCAGCACGCTGATGGCGGGACCGACGTGCTATCTGCACGATCTGTTCACGCTCGATTCGGAACGCGGCAAGGGCGTGGGCCGCGCGTTGATCGAAGCCGTCTATGCGGCGGCGAAGGCCGCGCGCGCCGAACGCGTGTATTGGCTCACGCACGAGACGAATCAAACGGCCATGCAGCTCTACGACAAGGTCGCTGACCTGTCGGGCTTCGTCGTGTATCGGAAGCCGCTTTAG
- a CDS encoding PLP-dependent aminotransferase family protein — protein sequence MDYGLLMSSFANQAAGRRLTQQTLLYESLRHAILNGHIRHGSQLVPTRALAEQLGIARNSVLYAYERLAEEGFIAASRHGSIVSCVALPSASAEDASVAPVSRLSRRVASLPRDRGTRGMRSPFQAGVPALDEFPVAQWRASMERAWRSVDARDLGYGYHAGHPSLRRAVAEYVRVSRGVRCTADQVFITSGTHTSLDLCARMLADPGDTAWLENPGYQGARIAFQAADLNIVPIPVDAAGLAPTEAHWQRTPPRLVYITPSHQYPLGSVLSLERRWSIIDNIVERGAWIIEDDYDSELRHSGPPLPSVQGLRDAAPVVYLGTFSKTMFPALRIGFMIVPASLAPEIGGVIGEMSRQGRVADQVALADFIESGKYARHLRRMRRIYQQRREAVVSAIYTHMLDLVTVSSDGSGMHLTMRLDAPLQDRDVSAALREQGMSVSPLSTYCHQGEDAERYNGFMLGYAGVRPEKADRLVAELGVGIRTLMRGK from the coding sequence TTGGACTACGGGCTGTTGATGTCGAGCTTCGCGAACCAGGCCGCGGGACGCAGGCTCACGCAGCAAACACTGCTTTACGAAAGCCTGCGGCACGCCATCCTCAACGGCCACATTCGCCACGGCAGCCAGCTCGTGCCGACACGCGCGCTCGCCGAGCAACTCGGCATCGCGCGCAACTCGGTGCTGTACGCGTATGAACGGCTCGCTGAAGAAGGTTTCATCGCGGCGAGCCGTCACGGGTCGATCGTCAGTTGCGTCGCGCTGCCTTCGGCGAGCGCGGAAGACGCCAGCGTTGCGCCCGTCAGCCGTCTGTCGCGGCGGGTCGCCAGTCTGCCGCGCGATCGCGGCACACGCGGCATGCGTTCGCCGTTTCAGGCGGGTGTGCCTGCGCTCGACGAATTTCCCGTCGCGCAATGGCGAGCGTCGATGGAGCGCGCCTGGCGATCCGTCGATGCCCGCGACCTCGGTTACGGGTACCACGCGGGTCATCCGTCGCTGCGCCGCGCGGTGGCCGAGTACGTGCGCGTGTCGCGCGGCGTGCGCTGCACGGCCGACCAGGTGTTCATCACGTCGGGCACACACACGAGCCTCGACCTGTGCGCCCGCATGCTCGCCGATCCCGGCGATACCGCGTGGCTCGAAAATCCGGGCTATCAGGGCGCGCGGATCGCGTTCCAGGCCGCGGACCTGAACATCGTGCCGATTCCCGTCGATGCCGCGGGACTCGCGCCCACAGAGGCACACTGGCAGCGCACGCCGCCGCGCCTCGTCTACATCACGCCGTCGCATCAATACCCGCTTGGCAGCGTGCTGAGCCTGGAGCGGCGCTGGTCGATCATCGACAACATCGTCGAGCGCGGCGCGTGGATCATCGAGGACGACTACGACAGCGAGCTGCGCCACAGCGGTCCGCCGCTGCCGTCGGTTCAAGGCCTGCGCGACGCGGCGCCCGTCGTCTATCTCGGCACCTTCAGCAAGACGATGTTCCCGGCGCTGCGCATCGGTTTCATGATCGTGCCCGCGAGCCTCGCACCGGAGATCGGCGGCGTGATCGGCGAGATGTCGCGGCAAGGGCGGGTCGCGGATCAGGTCGCGCTGGCGGACTTCATCGAAAGCGGCAAGTACGCACGTCATTTGCGACGCATGCGCCGCATCTACCAGCAGCGGCGCGAAGCGGTGGTCAGCGCGATTTACACGCACATGCTCGATCTCGTGACCGTTTCGTCCGATGGCAGCGGCATGCATCTGACGATGCGGCTCGATGCGCCGCTGCAAGACCGCGACGTGAGCGCCGCGTTGCGCGAGCAAGGCATGTCGGTTTCGCCGTTGAGCACGTACTGCCATCAAGGCGAGGATGCCGAACGCTATAACGGTTTCATGCTCGGCTACGCGGGCGTGCGCCCCGAGAAGGCCGACCGGCTCGTCGCCGAACTCGGCGTGGGGATTCGCACCTTGATGCGCGGCAAATAA
- a CDS encoding 3-deoxy-7-phosphoheptulonate synthase, which translates to MSRIDNPTRDQEAGVADSTQDITRIDDTRIGAVRPLISPALLLDELPCSPDVQTLVEKSRVEIADILHDRDDRLVVVVGPCSIHDHDQAMEYAHKLKAAADSLRDDLLIVMRVYFEKPRTTVGWKGYINDPRLDGSFRINEGLRRARELLLEISGLGLPTGTEFLDLLSPQYIADLIAWGAIGARTTESQSHRQLASGLSCPIGFKNGTDGGVQIAADAIVAAAASHAFMGMTKMGMAAIFETRGNDDAHVILRGGKKGPNYDAAGVEEACAALRKLGLREQVMVDCSHANSNKSHERQIEVAQDLANQLTGGDKRIVGVMIESHLEAGRQDLKPGVPLARGVSITDACIGWAQTEPVLHTLAQAVRARRQAVAE; encoded by the coding sequence GTGAGCCGCATCGACAACCCCACACGCGACCAGGAAGCCGGCGTCGCCGATTCCACCCAGGACATCACGCGCATCGACGACACGCGCATCGGCGCGGTGCGTCCGCTGATCTCGCCGGCGCTGCTGCTCGACGAACTGCCGTGCTCGCCCGACGTGCAGACGCTGGTTGAAAAGAGCCGCGTCGAAATCGCCGATATCCTGCACGATCGTGACGACCGGCTGGTCGTCGTCGTCGGTCCGTGCTCGATTCACGACCACGATCAGGCGATGGAATACGCGCACAAGCTGAAAGCCGCCGCCGATTCGCTGCGCGACGATCTGTTGATCGTGATGCGGGTGTACTTCGAGAAGCCGCGTACCACGGTTGGCTGGAAAGGCTATATCAACGATCCGCGTCTGGACGGCAGCTTCCGGATCAATGAAGGGCTTCGCCGTGCGCGTGAATTGCTGCTCGAGATCAGCGGCCTGGGTCTGCCGACGGGCACCGAGTTTCTCGATCTGCTGAGCCCGCAATACATTGCCGATCTGATCGCCTGGGGCGCGATCGGCGCGCGCACGACTGAAAGCCAGAGCCATCGGCAGCTTGCGTCGGGGTTGTCGTGTCCTATCGGATTCAAGAACGGCACCGACGGCGGCGTGCAAATCGCTGCCGATGCGATCGTTGCTGCGGCCGCGAGTCACGCGTTCATGGGCATGACGAAGATGGGCATGGCCGCGATCTTCGAGACGCGTGGCAACGATGACGCGCATGTGATCTTGCGTGGCGGCAAGAAGGGACCGAATTACGACGCAGCAGGCGTCGAGGAAGCGTGTGCCGCGCTGCGCAAGTTGGGCTTGCGGGAACAGGTGATGGTCGATTGCTCGCATGCCAATTCGAACAAGTCGCATGAGCGGCAGATCGAAGTCGCTCAGGATCTCGCTAACCAGTTGACGGGCGGCGATAAACGGATCGTCGGTGTGATGATCGAGAGCCATCTCGAAGCGGGGCGACAGGATCTGAAGCCGGGTGTGCCGCTTGCTCGTGGGGTGTCGATTACCGATGCCTGCATCGGTTGGGCGCAGACTGAGCCTGTGCTGCATACGCTTGCGCAGGCTGTTCGCGCGCGGCGGCAGGCTGTTGCTGAGTGA
- a CDS encoding alpha/beta fold hydrolase, which yields MFRSILTRLALLTAFAFAQTLPAAHAADASTDPTEHAADFIAHDFHFSDGTIFPELRIHYVTLGTPQRDTHGEITNAVLLLHGTTGTGKAFLTPLMRKELFAAGEPLDTQRYFVVIPDGLGRGGSSKPSDGLRTKFPHYGYGDVVEANHRMLVEGLKVRHLKLVLGTSMGGMQTWMWGERYPGMADMLMPIASQPIAMAGRNWLWRQMIVGAIRNDPGWQDGSYTTPPTQWTRVMPVFTLITGNAARMQEQAPDRAAATRMTESIVADAAKTDPNDVLYWFESSWDYNPEPDLGAIRSRLFAVNFADDLINATDLNVMQRLIGKVPQGRYVEMPETAQSYGHQTLAHPEVWKPYLIQLMNGA from the coding sequence GTGTTTCGTTCGATTCTCACCCGCCTTGCATTACTGACGGCTTTCGCATTCGCGCAGACCTTGCCTGCTGCCCACGCCGCCGACGCTTCTACCGATCCCACCGAACATGCAGCCGACTTCATCGCGCATGACTTCCATTTCTCCGACGGCACGATCTTTCCCGAACTGCGCATCCATTACGTCACGCTCGGCACGCCGCAGCGCGACACGCACGGCGAGATCACGAACGCCGTGCTGCTGCTGCACGGCACGACGGGCACGGGCAAGGCATTCCTCACGCCGCTGATGCGCAAGGAACTGTTCGCCGCCGGCGAGCCGCTCGACACGCAGCGCTACTTCGTCGTGATTCCCGACGGCCTCGGGCGCGGCGGCTCGTCCAAACCGAGCGACGGCTTGCGTACGAAGTTTCCGCATTACGGCTACGGCGATGTCGTCGAAGCGAATCACAGGATGCTGGTCGAAGGGCTGAAGGTGCGGCATCTGAAGCTCGTGCTCGGCACGTCGATGGGCGGCATGCAGACGTGGATGTGGGGCGAGCGTTATCCGGGCATGGCCGACATGCTGATGCCCATCGCCAGCCAGCCGATCGCGATGGCGGGGCGCAACTGGCTGTGGCGGCAGATGATCGTCGGCGCGATCCGCAATGACCCGGGCTGGCAGGACGGCAGCTATACGACGCCGCCGACGCAATGGACGCGCGTGATGCCCGTCTTCACGCTGATCACGGGCAACGCGGCGCGCATGCAGGAACAGGCGCCCGACCGCGCGGCCGCGACGCGCATGACGGAATCGATCGTCGCGGATGCGGCGAAGACCGATCCCAACGACGTGCTGTACTGGTTCGAGTCGTCGTGGGATTACAACCCGGAGCCGGATCTCGGCGCGATTCGCAGCCGCCTGTTCGCCGTCAATTTCGCCGACGACCTGATCAACGCGACGGATCTGAACGTGATGCAGCGGCTGATCGGCAAGGTGCCGCAAGGGCGTTACGTCGAGATGCCGGAGACGGCGCAATCGTACGGACACCAGACGCTCGCGCACCCAGAGGTGTGGAAGCCTTATCTGATCCAGTTGATGAACGGCGCTTGA
- a CDS encoding SRPBCC family protein — MNQNEQLGVFDGTQVVRFERLLPGPIERVWAYLTESDKRSQWLASGAMPAQPGGDFMMRFDHSLLSASPELPPEPYRQYAGGHDSLHRLLRIEPPHLLAFTWGSIQDNLSEVTFELSEAGDQVKLVLTHRNLSGRDEQLDVGPGWHSHLEVLRERLNGTAPASFWTMFEGIKARYDAL; from the coding sequence ATGAACCAGAACGAACAACTCGGTGTTTTCGACGGCACGCAGGTCGTGCGCTTCGAACGTCTGCTACCCGGCCCGATCGAGCGCGTATGGGCGTATCTGACCGAGTCCGACAAGCGCAGCCAGTGGCTCGCATCGGGCGCGATGCCGGCACAGCCCGGCGGCGACTTCATGATGCGTTTCGATCACTCGCTGTTGTCGGCGTCGCCTGAGCTTCCGCCGGAGCCGTATCGACAGTACGCGGGCGGACATGATTCGCTGCATCGGCTGTTGCGCATCGAGCCACCGCATCTGCTCGCGTTCACGTGGGGCAGCATTCAGGACAACCTGTCGGAAGTGACCTTCGAGCTGTCGGAGGCGGGCGATCAGGTGAAGCTCGTGCTCACGCATCGCAACCTGTCGGGACGTGACGAGCAACTCGACGTCGGTCCGGGCTGGCACAGCCATCTCGAGGTGTTGCGCGAGCGCCTGAACGGCACCGCGCCCGCGTCGTTCTGGACGATGTTCGAGGGAATCAAGGCGCGCTACGACGCGCTCTGA
- a CDS encoding PAAR domain-containing protein encodes MIDLIRLGDTTDHGGEVVTASDTMRYDGRRVARKGDMVTCPQHPSVNPNVILEGDASITDGGVPAARHGHKVTCGCHLMSSLA; translated from the coding sequence ATGATCGATCTCATCCGACTCGGCGACACCACCGACCACGGCGGTGAAGTCGTCACCGCATCCGACACGATGCGCTACGACGGTCGCCGTGTTGCCCGAAAGGGCGACATGGTGACGTGCCCGCAGCATCCCAGTGTCAATCCGAATGTCATTCTCGAGGGCGATGCAAGCATCACGGACGGAGGCGTACCCGCCGCGCGTCACGGGCACAAGGTGACATGCGGCTGTCACCTCATGTCCAGCCTTGCATAG